In Marinomonas posidonica IVIA-Po-181, a single window of DNA contains:
- the infA gene encoding translation initiation factor IF-1, protein MAKEEGLEMEGTIIDTLPNTMFRVELENGHVVVAHISGKMRKNYIRILTGDKVKVELTPYDLSKGRIVYRAR, encoded by the coding sequence GTGGCAAAAGAAGAAGGCTTAGAAATGGAAGGCACTATCATTGATACGTTGCCTAATACCATGTTTCGCGTCGAGTTAGAAAATGGACACGTTGTTGTTGCACACATCTCAGGAAAAATGCGCAAAAACTACATCCGAATCCTAACAGGCGATAAAGTTAAGGTAGAACTGACACCGTACGATCTATCAAAAGGTCGCATCGTCTACCGAGCTCGTTAA